The window GGGCGCTGAGCAACGCATCCTGCAGGTCCCGGAGCCCGTAGCCGTGCTCAGCGGCCAGGGGCCATAGTTTTTCCACCCCCAGTTCGTAAAACTGGGGCAGCAGTTGCGCCTCCAGCTCGGGGCTGTCCACCTTGTTGACCAGATAATAGGTCGGCTTGTCGGTACGGCGGAGCAGGGCGGCGATCTCATGGTCCGCGGTGGTCAGCCCTTCCCGGCCGTCGAGAATAAAGAGAAGCACGTCGGCCTCGTTGATCGCCTGCATGGTCTGTTCTTGGATATGACCGGCCAGGGAGTCTTCCGCGCCGTCCGGATCGAGCCCCCCGGTATCGATCAGGATGAACTGCCGCTCGTCCCATACCACCCGGTCATAATGCCGGTCCCGGGTCACCCCGGGGGTCGGATCGACAATGGCCTGCCGGGAGCGGGTTATCCGGTTGAACAGGGTGGACTTGCCCACATTGGGACGGCCGATCAGGGCGACGATGGTACTGGCCTGGTCAGGGGCGGAGGATGACATGGGATATGAATATATAATTAAGAATTAAGAATGTAGAATTAAGAATCAAGAATCAAGAATATCGAACCGCGGAAGTATCAAGAGGTGACAAGACGTCTCTGTTCTTAATTTTACATTCGCGTTATCCCGCCGGCCGGCCCAACTGGGTCAGGCAGAAGGCGGACAGCTGACGCAGACAAGGATAGTCGGCCCCTGTTGTCATTGCAAGTTGTTCGTACAGGGACTTTACCGCCGGTTTGAGATAGGGGCGGAAGAATTTTTTGTGTTTCTCCCGGCAAAGAAAGGCAAAGGCGCCGATGATCTGCAGGTTGCGTTGCAGGGCAAGCTGGGCATAGTCCCGGCGAAACCTTTGCCGGTCGATGTCCAGTCGCTCTTCGAGCAGGTCGAGATAGTATTCCCGCAGCCTTTTCTGCAGGAATCCGTCCAGGGCCACGTAGGGGTCCAGGAGCAGGGAGGCGAGATCATAGGGTAACGGTCCTAATCGTCCGCCCTGGAAGTCGATCACCCGGATCCGGTTGTCAAGGACCATCAGGTTGCGGGACTGGAAGTCGCGGTGCAGGAAAAAACCAGCCGGGCTGCCGGCGCCCCTGGCGGCAAGGCGCTGGAACTCCCTGTCAAGCCCCTTGGGCAGTTTCTTCAGTCCCAGGTCGTTTTTGCAGAATGCCTCAAGGAAATAGCCGGATTCCCGGGTGAGCATCAATTCCTTGTCATAGCGCACCGTGTCCCAGCACCAGCCGGGATCGAACCCCTGACAGCCGCTGAGCTGCATATGGACAAGCACCTCAATGGCCTGTCGATAAAGCGCCAGCCGTTCTTCGGGCGAGGCCAGGGCCGCGGCATCCTGGAGCAGGACGGTGCCGAGGTCCTCGCAGAGCAGGGCCCCTGACCCGGGGTCAAATGCAAGGATCTCCGGCACTGGTACACCGCGTTGGAACAGGTGGATGCCGATCCGGTGAGCGGCCCGGGCCTCGGCCATGCTTTTTTCATCCGGTCCGGGCAGAATTGCAACCAGAGTGGCGCCGTCCCGGAAGGTCAGGCGAAAGAAATGCCGGTCCGAGCCGTCGCCGGCCATGGGTTGCACGGCGCAACAATCATCCGTTGTCCGGTCCATCTGCAACAGGCAGGTTATTACGGCTTCGGGCAGGTCAGGGGGTTCCAGCTGTTCAAGGTGCATGGGGTGCGTCGGGCTGGGAGCATCGGCGGTTACAGACAGTATTGTCCGGCCAACCGGTTGCTGCTCTTGGTTTCAAATCTGGGACAAGGTCCGACCTTTTACAGTATTTCGCGATTACTGTCAAGCCTCCGGGGGGACGGCCGGTAAAGCCGCATCGGGGATGATCGCCTTGGCAAGCACCATGTTGGCTGGAACATTTCCGTTCTCCCAGACCACACATCCGCTCAGTTCGGCATTGGCACCGATCCGGGCGTTTGCGCCGATAAAAACCCAGTTGCGCAGCCTTACCCCCGGGCCCAGGTCAACGCCCGGGGCGCAGTGGAGCGGGCCCTGGGCAACGATTCCGGCAAGCTCGGCACAGGCCGGGATATTTCCCTTTAACAGGCCGCGGTTAAGGGCCAGGTAATCGGGTATGGTGCCGATGTCGGTCCAGAAGTGGCCGCTTACCACCTCGGCCCGGATTGTGGTCCCGGATTTCAGAATATCCCGGTACCGGTCGATGATATCGGCGAAACCGGTTGCCGGGATCGGCCGGAGAAGCTCGGGGTTGAGAACATGGATCCCGGTAAATGCCAGCCGGCGCATGTTGCCGGCAACCCCTGTGTCCGGCCGGGCAAAACCATGGACATTCCCCTGGCGCACCAGCACCGAGTTGAACCGGGGAAAGTCGTGGAGCACCATGGTCACCTCGGCGCCGCTTTGGCAGTGACGCCGGTAAATATCGCCCAGGTCAAGATCATGATAAATATCACCGTTCACCACCAGCAGCGGCTCCGGGCCGAGACGGGCAAGGGCCAGCCGCAGGCCGCCGCCGATGCCGAGAATTTTTTCTTCTTCCTGGAGAACGATGCCGGCCCGGCCCGTAACCGCGGCCCGGATCTGTTCCTTGAGATGATGGGCATTGACCAGGATGGTGGCGGCGCCGGCCCGGCGCAGGGCGCCGATGGTCAGATCAAGCAGGGGAATGCCCAGTATCGGCAGCAGGGGCTTGGGCCTGAGCAGGGTATAGGGGCGCAGCCTGGTCCCGAGACCGGCCGCCGGAATCATCGCCTGCATATGCGGTTAACCGTTTGAATCGTTTCAAGCTGACCGGTCATCGGGTGTATCGTGACCAGCACTGTTTCAGCGGGCCAGTGCTTGGCCCAGGAGTTTCAACTCGTCGAAGTAGCGGCCCACCTCCTCGGGCCGGTGGGCATCGGAGCCGGCGGTGAGCGGGATGGATCGTTTGACCACCTCCCTGAGCAGGGCCACGGACGGGAAGGGCTCGTTTCTGATCGGATAGCCGGAGGTGTTCACCTCCACGGCCATTTTCTTTGCGGCAACCGCGTCCAGGAGTTCACCGATCAGTGGTTGATGCTCGTCGGTAAAGGAAACGCCGGGCACATAGCGGAGCATGGCGTCGAAATGACAGAGCACCGTGCCCGGCAACTCCAGAACCGCCTGGCGCAGGGTGCGGAGATAGGCGCTGATCACGGCTTCGGGACCCGCGGCCCGCAGGGCCTTGATATTGCTCTGCTGGTGGCTCACCAGGTTGAGATGGCGGCCCCGGGCCTGGAGGAAGTGGTAGGAGATGCCGATCCGGTCCCAGGGATGGGCAGCCAGCCGGTCCCGGATCCTTGCCCCGCAGCGGGGGTTGTAGCCCACCTCCACCCCGAGGCCGATCTCGATCCGGTGCCGGTATTTTTTCTGCAGCCGTTCCCCCTCCTGGAAGTATCCGTCAAAATCCCGGTCCGTGAGCCAGGTGGTCTCAAAATAGCTGATCCCTTCCTCCAGGTGTTCGAGAAAGATGATCCGGGCCAGCCCCCTGGCCACGGCGGATTGCACGTACTCCTCCATCGTGCCCCGGGCGTGGTGGCAGAGGCGGGTGTGGACATGGCCGTCAACGCTGGTATCGATCAACATCTGGATTATCAGGTTAAGAGGTTTACGGTTTAACGGGGCGCAACCAATCCGGTAGATCCTTACTACTGTGTTACCCGGATAGTTGCAAGATCGGCGATGCCCCTGGTCCTGTTTTTTTATGGGTGAATATTGCAATTAGGTTGGACCATGATTAGGGTGCCATGGTACAAAACAGCGGCCCGGCGTTTTTAACCGATGAAAGGCAATCAAGGCAAACAAGAAAGGACAAGGATAATGAGTAAAGCCAGCAACCACGGCAGGGAGAAGACCCTTTTCGGCACAGAGACCAACCCCAGCAAGGTCCTGCCGAGCAAATATACCCTGAAAGACAAGATCAAGTTTCGTTGTCATCCCGGTGTTCCCTGTTTCACCCAGTGCTGCCGGAATATCAAAATCGTGCTCACCCCATACGACATCCTCATGCTCCGCCGCCGGCTGAACATGGATGCCGCCGAATTTATCCATACCTATGCCGAGCCCACCTATCTGCAGAAGACTGATTTCCCCGGGGTGATCATTAAAATGAACGAGCAGGGGATCTGTCCGTTTCTCGAATCCGAGACCAGGGGCTGCAGCGTCTACACCGACCGGCCCACGGCCTGCCGCTACTACCCGGTGGGGATGGCCAACTTCCACGAGGGCACCCAGGATGAGCAGGAAGAGGAGCAGTTCTACTTCATCGTCAAGGAGGACCATTGCCAGGGGTTTGCAGAGGACCGGACCTGGACCATCCGCGACTGGCGGGAGGACCAGGGGGTTGACTTGAGAGACAAGATGAACAAGGGCTGGATGGAGATTGTCATGCGGCGCAAGTCATTCGGCTTTCAGGCGACCTTGAGCGAGCAGGCCAAGCGGATGTTCTTCATGGCCAGCACTGATATCGACCAGTTGCGCAAGTTCATCTTCGAGACCTCGTTTCTTGACAACTACGAGGTGGACCGGGAGACCCTGGATACGATCAGGGAAGATGACGTGGAACTGATCCTCTGGTCCTACAAGCTGCTCGCCTCCATGCTTTTCGGCACCAATGATGTCAAGGTCAAGGAGGAGAAACTCAAGGCCAAGGTCGAGGAGCTGAAAAGGAGTCACGAGGAAAAGGGCCGGGCCATGGAGGAGAAGGCCGAGGCCGAGTGGCGGGATCTCAGGCAGGAATTTGAAAGGAAACAGGCGGCCAAGGGCAAGTAAACCCGGATTGCGGGCAAATAAAAAAACGGGTGGCGGAATTTCCGCCACCCGTTTTTTTTGTTTGGGATCAGTTTAACCGACCAATTGAAATTAATCCTGGCCCGGCTCCAGGGCCTTGGCCCGGCCTTCCAGGAACTTCCAACCCTTTTCCACGTCCTTCTGCACCAGGGCCATCAACTCGTCGACCATTGCCGGGTTGGTCATCTTCAGGGCCCGGTAGCGGTTCTCGTTCAAGGCATACTCGGCAAAGGGAATCGACGGCGCCTTGGAATCGATGTGGAGCGGGTTCTTGTCCGTCTCTTCCAGTTCGGGATTGTAGCGGTAAAGGGGCCAGTGTCCGCATTTAACCGCCAGCTTCTGCTGCTCCAGGCCCTTGGCCAGGTTGAGGCCGTGGTTGATGCAGTGGGCATAGGCGATGATCAGCGACGGTCCGTCATAGGCCTCGGCCTCGGCAAAGGCCCGGGCCACCTGGCCGGGATTGGCGCCCATGCTCACCTTGGCCACATAGACATTGCCGTAGGTGGAAAAGATCATGCCGATATCCTTTTTCGGCATCCGCTTGCCGCCAGCGGCAAACTGGGCCGTGGCCGCGCGCGGGGTCGACTTGGACATCTGGCCGCCGGTGTTGGAGTAGACCTCGGTGTCCAGGATCAGGACATTGACGTTCTCGCCCGAGGCAAGCACATGGTCCAGGCCGCCGTAGCCGATATCGTAGGCCCAGCCGTCGCCGCCGATGATCCAGACCGATTTCTTGACCAGGTAATCAGCCACCGGCAGCAGCCGTTTGGCAATGACATTGTCGCTGCCTTTGAGCTTGGCTTTCAGCTTGGCCACCCGGTCGCGCTGGGCCTCGATCTCCTGCTGGCTCTTCTGCGGGGCGGAAATCAGGTCGCCTGCCATCTTCCTGGTGATCAGCTTGGCTGCCACCGCCTGGTCGAGCAACTCCACTGCCTGGGCGCTCAGTTTGTTCACCGAGGCGCGCATCCCGAGACCGAACTCGGCATTGTCCTCAAACAGCGAGTTGGCCCAGGCCGGGCCCCGTCCGTCGCCCCGCTTGCAGTAGGGGGTGGTGGGCAGGTTGCCGCTGTAGATCGAGGAGCAGCCGGTGGCATTGGCCACCAGCATCCGGTCGCCGAACATCTGGCTGGCCAGCTTGATATAGGGGGTCTCGCCGCAGCCGGCGCAGGCCCCGGAGAACTCGAACAGCGGTCGCAGCAGCTGGCTGCCCTTGACCGTGGCCGGGTTGATCTCGGTGGGATCGATCTCCGGCAGATTGAGGAAGTATTTTACGTTTCTGGCCTCGACCTTGCCGAGGGCCTCGGTATTGGCAACCATCTGCAGGGCCTTTTTCTTGGCCGGGCAGGTGTTGAGGCACAGGGTGCAGCCGCAGCAGTCCTCGGTAAAGACCTGGATGGTCGCCTGGCGGCCGCTGAACTTCTTGCCCACCGCCTTGACGCTCTTGAACGACCTGGGCGCCCGCTTCAGATCACTGTCCTTGACGATCTTCAGCCGGATGGCGGCATGGGGGCAGACCATGGAACATTGACCGCACTGGATGCAGTTCTCCGGCAGCCATTCGGGCACGGAAACCGCGATATTGCGTTTTTCGTACTGGGTGGTGGCAGTGGGCCAGGTGCCGTCGTCCGGCATCTGGGAGACCTTGATCTCCTCGCCCTTGCCCTCGATCATCTTGGCAGTGACCTGCTTGACAAAGTCCGGGGCGTCCTCGGGGACCACCGGCGGCATCTGGTGACCGCTGATCCTGGCAGGCACCTTGACCGCGACGATATTGCTCACCGCGCCGTCCACCGCGTCGTAGTTCATCTGCACGACCTTGTCACCCTTCTTGCCATAGGTCTTCTTGATCGCGTCCTTGATCGCCTTGATCGCCTCGGCCTTGGTCAGGATGCCGGAGATCAGGAAGAAGGCGGTCTGCATGATCATATTGATCCGGGCGCCGAGACCCAGGGCCTGGCCCAGGCTGATGGCGTCGATGATGTAGAACTTGGCCTTCTTGTCGATCAACTGCTGCTGGACCTTGGCGGGCAGGTGTTTCCAGATCTGCTTCTTGTCAAAGGTGGTGGTCAGGAGGAAGGTGCCGTTGTCCTCCAGGTTGGCCAGCATGTCATACTTGTCCAGGAAGGAGAAGTTGTGGCAGGCGATGAAGTTGGCCTTGTTGATCAGGTAGGGCGCCACCACCGGGTTCTTGCCGAAGCGGAGATGGCTGGTGGTGATCGAGCCGGACTTCTTGGAGTCGTAGACAAAATAGCCCTGGGCGTTGTTATCGGTCTCTGTGCCGATAATCTTGATGGTGTTCTTGTTGGCGCCCACGGTGCCGTCCGAGCCCAGGCCGTAGAACATGGCCCGGTAGACCTCGTCGCCCTCGATACTGAAGGATTTGTCATAGTCCAGGCTGGTAAAGGCCACATCGTCGGCAGGTCCGACACAGAAATGGTTCTTCGGGGCCCAGGCGGTCATGTTGTCGAACACCGCCTTGACCATGGCCGGGGTGAACTCGGCCGAGCCGAGGCCGTAGCGGCCGCTCAGGATGATCGGCTGGCCGGCCGTCCGGTTGGCCTCGGCCGTCTCGCCGACCGCGGCGCGGACGTCGAGATACAGGGGGTCGCCGGTGGAACCCGGCTCCTTGGTGCGGTCGAGCACGGTGATCCGCTTGACCGAGGCCGGCATGGCGTTGACCATGGCCCTGGTATCAAAGGGCCGGAACAGACGGACGATGACCAGGCCGATCTTCCTGCCCTGGGAGGCCAGATAATCGACAGTGGCGGCAACGGTCTCGCAGCCGGAGCCCATCATCACCACGATATCCTCGGCATCAGGCGCGCCGTGGTAGTCAAACAGGTGATACTGCCGGCCGGTGAGTTCGGCGAACCGGTCCATGGTCTCCTGGATGATGCCGGGTACGGCGTTGTAGTACTTGTTCACCGTTTCCCGGCCGATAAAGTAGACGTCCGGGTTCTGGGCCGTACCGCGGATGGTCGGCCGGTCCGGGGTCAGGGCCCGTTGACGGTGGGCCGCGATCAGCTCCTCGTCAATGATCGCCGCCATGTCCTCATTGGTGAGTTGCTCGATCTTCTGGATCTCGTGGGAGGTCCGGAAGCCGTCAAAGAAATGGAGAAAGGGGATGCGGGATTTGAGCGAGGCCTGGGTGGAGATCAGGGCCATGTCCTGGCACTCCTGGACGTTCCGGGAACAGAGCATGCCCCAGCCGGTCTGGCGGACCGCCATCACGTCGCTGTGATCGCCGAAGATCGACAGTCCCTGGCAGGCAATCGACCGGGCGGTGATATGGAACACGGTCGGGGTCAGCTCGCCGGCGATTTTGTACATATTGGGGAGCATCAGCAGCAGGCCCTGGGAGGCGGTGAAGGTGGTGCATAAAACACCGGTTGCCAGGGAGCCGTGCAACGACCCGGCCACCCCGCCTTCGGACTGCATCTGGGTGACCACCGGCACCGAGCCCCAGATGTTCTTCTGACCGGCAGCGGCCTTGACATCGGACTCGGCCGCCATCGGGGTGGAGGGGGTGATCGGGTAAATGGTGATGACTTCGCTGGTTGCGTAGGCCACATGGGTACAGGCCTGGTTACCGTCAATGGTTACCATCTTACGGGACATGGACGTTCTCCTTAAAGGCTGAAGTTATCAAGATGTGTTTTTCCGCGGCAGGTTGGTCAAATCGTCTTGGCCGTGGAAAAGTATTGTGAAATTTTCTTCTAAATCCTCGTGCAGGGCGGCAAGATCCGCCACCTTGCTGATATCGATCCGGATCGAGACCTTCTTTTTTCCGGCACCACTGTCATAGGAGGTCTGGACGCTGACTATCCGGGCCTTGTGGTCGCGCATGATGGTGATGCCGGCGGTGACCGCGCCGGGCGAGTCGGGCAGTTCCAGGACATAGTTATAGGTGCCGTCCTTGATCCCGGAGCTGTTCAGGAAGCCGAGAATGACATCGGTTTCGCTTAAAATGCCGGCAAGATGCCTGGCCTCATCCACCACCAGGATACCGGAGATCTTGTTCTCAAGCATGACAATGGCCGCTTTTTCCAGGGATTCGTCCCCCTGCATGCAGATCGGGTCCGCGGTCATCACATCCTTGACCTTCATCTCGGAGAGCAGATAGTACATCTCGTGGATATCCAGGGAATTGGTCTTGGAGGGCGAGGCATCCTTCAGATCCCGGTCGGTGATGATACCGACCAGCTTGCCGTGACTGAGTACGGGAAGGCGGCGGACGCTGTTCTCTTTCATTATCCGGGAGGCGCGCATGACCGAGGTGTTTTCGTCCACTGTCAGGATATCCTTTGCCATCCAGTCTTTGATCAGCATGGTGGTTCTCCTTCTCGGCGAGAATGGGAAAAATTCATATTATAAACAACAGGGGTCATTAACGGTAAAAAAAATTACTGAGTTTATAAAATATTCCCGGCAAACACGCAAGGTTTTGTGGACAAAGGCTGCAAGAAGGGCGGAAAAATTTGGTCGCGGTCTTGTTCTCCGGGCTTCCGTCGGCCGGGCCGGCATGGTATGCTAACGGCTTTTTAGCCTCCTCCGGCAGTGGTGTTGGCGGGGCATGACCCTTTTTGAACAAAAAACGAGCATAAAAAATGTTTCCAGGCCCGGTTGGCGAAAGATCACTGGCAGCACTTTTCGCCGCGCTCGACAATGAGGAGCGGTTCGCCCTGTTCGAAACCACCCGGATCTCCGGGCCGGAACACCGGACCCTGCTTTTTCGCCGGCCGGTGGACTGTCTGACCTGCCGGTCGGGCGACGATGTAAGGGAATTTTTTACCCGGGCCGAGGAAATGCTGGCCCAGGGATATTATCTGGCCGGCTGGTTTGCCTACGAATTCGGCTATCTTCTGGAGCCGGCCCTGGCCGCGGCGGCCTGGGATCATGGTGACGGTGACCGGGTCCTGGCGGAACTGGGCGTCTATAACGGCCCCCATGTCCTTGATAATGTCAGCGGGGAATTCTCCGGCGCCGGCCCCTGGCCCGCCACGGAACCGGATTTGACCGCGGATTGTTCCTTTAGCGTGACCAACCTGGGGCCGACCCAGGAGCAGCAGACCTACCTTGAACGGATCCGGACGATCAAGGAGTATATTGCTGCCGGTGATACCTACCAGGTCAACTATACCATTAAACTCTGTTTTGATTTCGCCGGCTCGGCAGCAGCCCTGTACCGCAGCCTGCGCCGCAACCAGAGCGTGTCCTATGGGGCATATCTCAAAGGGGGCGAGCAGCGGATCCTCTCCTTTTCGCCGGAACTCTTTTTTCGCAAGCAGGGCGGCACGCTGACCGTGCGGCCGATGAAGGGCACGGTCCGCCGGGGCCGGACCATTGACGAGGATGCGGAGATGAGGCGGTTCCTGCGCGAGGACATCAAGAACCGGAGCGAGAACGTGATGATCGTTGACCTGTTGCGCAACGATCTCGGCCGTCTGAGCCCGGTAGGCGGCGGCAACGGGGTGCGGGTGCGCTCGCTCTTTGAGGTGGAGACCTACGAGACCCTGCACCAGATGACCTCCACGGTGGAGGCAACGGTGGCGCCGGAGCTTCCGCTCAAGCAGATGTTTGAGGCGCTTTTCCCCTGCGGCTCGGTCACCGGCGCCCCCAAGATCCGCACCATGGAGATCATCCGCGAACTGGAAAGCGGACCCCGGGGGGTCTATACCGGGGCTGTTGGTTATATTACCCCGGACCGGGACGCGGTGTTCAACGTACCGATCCGTACCCTGGTGATCAACGGTTCCCAGGGGGAGATGGGCATCGGCTCCGGCATTGTCTGGGATTCCGACCCGCCCCGGGAGTGGGAGGAATGTTGTCTCAAGGGTGATTTCCTGACCAGGCCGTTACCGGAGTTCCAGTTGATCGAGACCCTGCTCTGGCGGCCCGGGTCCGGGTACTGGCTGCTGGATCTCCACCTGGAGCGGTTGACCGCCTCGGCCGAATACCTTGGTTTTTATCTGGAGCTGGAAAAGGTCTGTAAAGAGCTGCAAGGGGCGGCTGAAGGGTTTGTCAACCAGGGGGCCGGCCGCCAGCGGGTCCGGCTGACCCTGGCCAAGGACGGCGGGGTAACGATTACCAGCAGCCGATTGACCCCGGCCAACGCAGAGCCGCTGGCAGGCGGCGATCTGCCCCGGGTCTGTTTTTCGGAAGAACCGGTGCACTCCACCTCTCCCTATCTCTATCACAAGACCACCCGGCGTGGGTTTTATGAACAGGAACTGAAAAAGGCGATAGCAGCAGGCTGTTTTGAGGTGCTGTTCGTCAACCAGCGCGACCAGGTCACCGAGGGCAGCTTTACCAACCTGTTTATTGAAAAGGATGGGTTTTTCTTAACGCCACCGGTCTCTGCCGGACTCCTGAACGGGGTGTTCCGCCGTCATTTCCTTGCTGACAAGCCGGAAAAGGTCCGGGAGGCAATCCTCTATCGCCAGGACCTGGAGCAGGCCGATGCGATCTATGTGGCCAATTCGGTGCGCGGCCTGGTCAGGGTGGTTTTAAATCATAAATGCAGAATGCAGAATGAAGAATCATGAACCGCAGAAGTGGAAATAACAAACATTTCCAATCCACTTCCGTCCTCTGTCTTCCGTCCTCTGTCCTCCGCTTGCCCGCCGTAGCCTTGGCGAAGGCGGGTCCTCCGCCCCTCTAACCCAGCCGGATCTCCAGCGGGATGGCGTGCAGATCCCGGCTCCTGGCGCGGGTGTGGCCCAGGCTCCATTGGGTACAGCTCTGCTCGCCGGCCAGGCGGGCGCAGATCTGTTCGACCACCCCTTTTATATTGATCAGCGGGTGGCGGGCAAAGACATCGGGCAGGCCGTAGGTGAGGTTGCAGGCCAGACATTTGCCGGGCCGCTCCCTGAGTTGGAGTTCGAAGCGGAGCAGATTATTGTCATGGTCGTGACCGAGATAGGCCAGGGCTATGTCATAGGACCCTTCGTTAACGTCGCCGTACAGGGCCTCGAAAAAACGGTCGGCCCGGTCGGCCGGCATGAGCTCTTGTAATATCTCTTCTGGAAACAGGTTGCCAAAGGGGTCGGAGTTACTCATTGTATATCCTCTGCAAAAATGGTGAAAATAGAAAAAATCCTCCTGCGTTTGAAGTGGAAAGATTTCTTCCAGAGGGGGCATTATTACCCGGAACAGGGCAGGAGGTCAATGGTTCGCGGGGTCCGGCCCCGGGGGGCCGCCTCGTTGCACAGGGGTTATCCTCTGTGGTATGGTGGCGGCCATGCAACAGAATCTTTTCCCAGGGGAACTCCCGCACACCCCGGTCACCGCAGAGCGAAAGGCCTGCCGGGTGGTCAGCCGGGCAGTGCTTAACGAGGCCCAGTATCAGGCGGTGACCAGCCCGGGCGGCCCGGTTCTGGTCATTGCCGGGGCTGGCAGCGGCAAGACCCGCACCCTGGTCTATCGGGTGGCCCACCTCCTGGAACAGGGGGTGGAGCCGGAGCGGATCCTGCTGTTGACCTTTACCCGCAAGTCGGCCCAGGAGATGCTTTCCCGGGCCAGCCTGCTCCTGGACAGTTCCTGTCAACGGGTTATCGGCGGCACCTTTCACGCCGTGGCCGGGATGCTGCTCAGACGCTACGGCTATCACCTCGGCTATCCGGCCAACTTCACCATCATCGACCGGGCCGATGCCGAGGGGATCATCAATATTCTTAAGTCGTCGCTGGCCTTGAGCGGGGCTGGCAAGCGCTTTCCCTTCAAGCGGATCATCGTCAACCTGATCAGCAAATCGGTGAACACGTCCATGAACCTGGACGACCTGATCTATGACGAGTATTCCCACCTGGACGAGTTTGTCGAGGATATTCTCCGGCTCCGCAAGCATTACCAGGACTTTAAGCTGGAACACGGGCTGATGGACTACGACGATCTGCTGGTCAACTGGCAACGGATACTGAAGGATATTCCCGGGGTGCGCGAGGAGATTGCCGGCCGTTATGATCATATCCTGGTGGACGAGTACCAGGATACCAACTCCATCCAGGCCGAGATAGTCCTTTGCCTTGGCCGGGACCACACCAACGTGATGGCGGTGGGGGACGATTCCCAGTCCATCTATAGTTTTCGCGGCGCTGATTTCAACAACATCATGGGATTCCCCCGGCTTTTCCCGGGCACCAGGGTGATCACCCTGGAGGAGAACTACCGGAGCACCCAGCAGATCCTTGACCTGACCAACGCGGTTATCTCCCGGGCGGAGCGGAAATATACCAAGGCCCTGTTCTCCCGGATCAAGGGCGGAAACCGGCCGGTGGTCTTCGCGGCCCGGGACGCGGCCGAGGAGGCCGGCTTCGTGGTCCGCGAGATCCTGGCCCTGCAGGAGCAGGGCGTGGCCATGAACGAGATTGCCGTGCTTTTCCGCTCCGGTTTCCATTC of the Desulfobacterales bacterium genome contains:
- a CDS encoding phosphotransferase — protein: MHLEQLEPPDLPEAVITCLLQMDRTTDDCCAVQPMAGDGSDRHFFRLTFRDGATLVAILPGPDEKSMAEARAAHRIGIHLFQRGVPVPEILAFDPGSGALLCEDLGTVLLQDAAALASPEERLALYRQAIEVLVHMQLSGCQGFDPGWCWDTVRYDKELMLTRESGYFLEAFCKNDLGLKKLPKGLDREFQRLAARGAGSPAGFFLHRDFQSRNLMVLDNRIRVIDFQGGRLGPLPYDLASLLLDPYVALDGFLQKRLREYYLDLLEERLDIDRQRFRRDYAQLALQRNLQIIGAFAFLCREKHKKFFRPYLKPAVKSLYEQLAMTTGADYPCLRQLSAFCLTQLGRPAG
- a CDS encoding NDP-sugar synthase gives rise to the protein MQAMIPAAGLGTRLRPYTLLRPKPLLPILGIPLLDLTIGALRRAGAATILVNAHHLKEQIRAAVTGRAGIVLQEEEKILGIGGGLRLALARLGPEPLLVVNGDIYHDLDLGDIYRRHCQSGAEVTMVLHDFPRFNSVLVRQGNVHGFARPDTGVAGNMRRLAFTGIHVLNPELLRPIPATGFADIIDRYRDILKSGTTIRAEVVSGHFWTDIGTIPDYLALNRGLLKGNIPACAELAGIVAQGPLHCAPGVDLGPGVRLRNWVFIGANARIGANAELSGCVVWENGNVPANMVLAKAIIPDAALPAVPPEA
- a CDS encoding histidinol-phosphatase, whose translation is MLIDTSVDGHVHTRLCHHARGTMEEYVQSAVARGLARIIFLEHLEEGISYFETTWLTDRDFDGYFQEGERLQKKYRHRIEIGLGVEVGYNPRCGARIRDRLAAHPWDRIGISYHFLQARGRHLNLVSHQQSNIKALRAAGPEAVISAYLRTLRQAVLELPGTVLCHFDAMLRYVPGVSFTDEHQPLIGELLDAVAAKKMAVEVNTSGYPIRNEPFPSVALLREVVKRSIPLTAGSDAHRPEEVGRYFDELKLLGQALAR
- a CDS encoding YkgJ family cysteine cluster protein gives rise to the protein MSKASNHGREKTLFGTETNPSKVLPSKYTLKDKIKFRCHPGVPCFTQCCRNIKIVLTPYDILMLRRRLNMDAAEFIHTYAEPTYLQKTDFPGVIIKMNEQGICPFLESETRGCSVYTDRPTACRYYPVGMANFHEGTQDEQEEEQFYFIVKEDHCQGFAEDRTWTIRDWREDQGVDLRDKMNKGWMEIVMRRKSFGFQATLSEQAKRMFFMASTDIDQLRKFIFETSFLDNYEVDRETLDTIREDDVELILWSYKLLASMLFGTNDVKVKEEKLKAKVEELKRSHEEKGRAMEEKAEAEWRDLRQEFERKQAAKGK
- the nifJ gene encoding pyruvate:ferredoxin (flavodoxin) oxidoreductase yields the protein MSRKMVTIDGNQACTHVAYATSEVITIYPITPSTPMAAESDVKAAAGQKNIWGSVPVVTQMQSEGGVAGSLHGSLATGVLCTTFTASQGLLLMLPNMYKIAGELTPTVFHITARSIACQGLSIFGDHSDVMAVRQTGWGMLCSRNVQECQDMALISTQASLKSRIPFLHFFDGFRTSHEIQKIEQLTNEDMAAIIDEELIAAHRQRALTPDRPTIRGTAQNPDVYFIGRETVNKYYNAVPGIIQETMDRFAELTGRQYHLFDYHGAPDAEDIVVMMGSGCETVAATVDYLASQGRKIGLVIVRLFRPFDTRAMVNAMPASVKRITVLDRTKEPGSTGDPLYLDVRAAVGETAEANRTAGQPIILSGRYGLGSAEFTPAMVKAVFDNMTAWAPKNHFCVGPADDVAFTSLDYDKSFSIEGDEVYRAMFYGLGSDGTVGANKNTIKIIGTETDNNAQGYFVYDSKKSGSITTSHLRFGKNPVVAPYLINKANFIACHNFSFLDKYDMLANLEDNGTFLLTTTFDKKQIWKHLPAKVQQQLIDKKAKFYIIDAISLGQALGLGARINMIMQTAFFLISGILTKAEAIKAIKDAIKKTYGKKGDKVVQMNYDAVDGAVSNIVAVKVPARISGHQMPPVVPEDAPDFVKQVTAKMIEGKGEEIKVSQMPDDGTWPTATTQYEKRNIAVSVPEWLPENCIQCGQCSMVCPHAAIRLKIVKDSDLKRAPRSFKSVKAVGKKFSGRQATIQVFTEDCCGCTLCLNTCPAKKKALQMVANTEALGKVEARNVKYFLNLPEIDPTEINPATVKGSQLLRPLFEFSGACAGCGETPYIKLASQMFGDRMLVANATGCSSIYSGNLPTTPYCKRGDGRGPAWANSLFEDNAEFGLGMRASVNKLSAQAVELLDQAVAAKLITRKMAGDLISAPQKSQQEIEAQRDRVAKLKAKLKGSDNVIAKRLLPVADYLVKKSVWIIGGDGWAYDIGYGGLDHVLASGENVNVLILDTEVYSNTGGQMSKSTPRAATAQFAAGGKRMPKKDIGMIFSTYGNVYVAKVSMGANPGQVARAFAEAEAYDGPSLIIAYAHCINHGLNLAKGLEQQKLAVKCGHWPLYRYNPELEETDKNPLHIDSKAPSIPFAEYALNENRYRALKMTNPAMVDELMALVQKDVEKGWKFLEGRAKALEPGQD